In a genomic window of Pseudoliparis swirei isolate HS2019 ecotype Mariana Trench chromosome 20, NWPU_hadal_v1, whole genome shotgun sequence:
- the LOC130210454 gene encoding LOW QUALITY PROTEIN: zona pellucida-like domain-containing protein 1 (The sequence of the model RefSeq protein was modified relative to this genomic sequence to represent the inferred CDS: substituted 1 base at 1 genomic stop codon), with amino-acid sequence MHLCLCLPLLVAGVLLQPALCLYNCSSEYERIPDNSDLIVVCGASSIALQINLCTAQWAGFNTTDLALNGNHNTTQCHGSIDAGVDPPVLRYQLPVNHSLENPCRQSLQIVDETPDPTGPFSSFSKIQSVIITGFIDTPRSDQGLISYSTDLYYHFSCRYPLEYLINNTQIVASSVSVATSDNNGTFIDTVQMSVFNDSDYGYPLVIPSTGLELRTRIYVEVKAVNLTGNFNVLLDHCFGTATAYNMSQTEQHDFFTGCSIDQRASVTSNGRSKVAWFNFEAFRFVRDRDQATSSIYLHCILRLCEPGTCLEILSACQNRRKXSLTPFGLLSNESATVSVGPLYTAAAEDRPYAAGYSNDVASESGDVNATVLVVGLVFGFAGAALLVLGGWFALKKFYWAGGSLRAFN; translated from the exons ATGcacctgtgtctctgtctccccctgctggtggCGGGGGTGCTACTGCAGCCAGCTCTGTGTCTCTACAACTGCTCCTCTGAGTATGAGAGGATCCCAG ACAATTCGGACTTGATCGTCGTCTGCGGCGCCAGCTCCATCGCCCTGCAGATCAACCTGTGCACGGCCCAGTGGGCCGGCTTCAACACCACGGACCTGGCTCTGAACGGGaaccacaacaccacacagTGCCACGGCTCCATCGACGCCGGCGTGGACCCTCCCGTCCTCCGGTACCAGCTCCCCGTTAACCACAGTCTGGAGAACCCCTGCCGCCAGTCTCTGCAG ATTGTGGATGAGACCCCGGATCCCACGGGTCCATTCAGCAGCTTCTCAAAAATCCAGTCGGTCATCATCACCGGGTTCATTGACACGCCCAGATCTGACCAGGGCTTGATCAGCTACTCCACTGACCTCTACTATCACTTCTCCTGCCGCTACCCGCTGGAGTACCTGATCAACAACACGCAGATTGTGGC CTCCTCAGTTTCCGTGGCGACCAGCGATAACAATGGCACCTTCATCGACACGGTGCAAATGAGTGTTTTTAAT GACTCTGACTACGGGTACCCGCTGGTGATCCCGTCTACAGGACTGGAGCTACGCACCAGGATCTACGTGGAGGTCAAGGCCGTTAACCTCACAGGAAA TTTCAACGTCCTGCTGGACCACTGCTTCGGCACGGCCACCGCGTACAACATGTCGCAGACTGAGCAGCACGACTTCTTCACAGG CTGTTCTATCGACCAACGGGCGTCTGTGACGAGTAACGGCCGTTCCAAGGTCGCCTGGTTTAACTTTGAGGCCTTCCGTTTTGTTCGGGACCGCGACCAGGCGACATCCAGCATCTACCTGCACTGCATCCTGAGACTCTGTGAGCCCGGCACATGTCTGGAGATCCTGTCT GCCTGTCAAAACAGAAGAAAATGATCTTTGACTCCTTTCGGATTATTAAGCAACGAATCTGCCACCGTGTCAGTTGGACCTCTGTACACCGCTGCCGCCGAGG ATAGGCCATATGCAGCTGGTTACA GTAACGACGTGGCGTCCGAGAGCGGCGACGTGAACGCGACGGTCCTCGTCGTGGGGCTGGTGTTCGGCTTCGCTGGCGCCGCCCTGCTGGTTCTGGGAGGCTGGTTCGCCCTGAAGAAGTTCTATTGGGCGGGAGGATCCCTCCGTGCCTTTAACTGA
- the zgc:162608 gene encoding uncharacterized protein zgc:162608 isoform X1, whose protein sequence is MSVFFSVPIGYTEIKTEMHLRVVIFSLSFLTTSAYRLHRDTREATWTDLKVNQAYDKTEPSKDVNQIYKTNIDGADLYGPDDLGSKNPVAEEMQRKLNVESERLRIRLRQELAELRERLSSSPAQLASALAGMRERLAPLTWQLQSSLSSGTKDLCGQLNLYLQGPETAEVRSNPASSLNQGAAYRMSQSLERGAAKVAVLISDFHAKTVGEIERLKEVGAAAQSDHWQKIILRLGQEVSALRTEAQMRTGSFQAELAALIGTAARPGEADVTAASAERFCQNAAAQSHVFQGRMERLFQGLEEELEVPGASSLAPVSSSSSLQEDFSEKLSALIRDIMHSVQ, encoded by the exons ATGTCAGTCTTTTTTTCTGTCCCTATAGGCtacacagaaataaaaacagaaatgcaTCTGAGGGTTGTGATCTTCTCCCTGTCATTCTTGACAACTTCGG CATACCGACTCCACCGCGACACCAGGGAGGCCACCTGGACGGATTTAAAGGTCAACCAGGCGTACGACAAGACAGAGCCCAGCAAGGACGTGAA TCAAATCTACAAGACCAACATTGACGGCGCTGACCTCTACGGCCCGGATGACCTCGGCAGCAAAAACCCCGTGGCCGAGGAGATGCAGCGCAAGCTCAACGTGGAGTCGGAGCGTCTGCGCATCCGTCTGCGCCAAGAGCTGGCCGAGCTGCGGGAGAGGTTATCCTCGTCTCCGGCCCAGCTCGCCTCCGCTCTGGCCGGCATGAGGGAGCGATTGGCTCCGCTGACCTGGCAGCTCCAGAGCTCTCTCAGCAGCGGCACCAAAGACCTGTGTGGCCAGCTGAACCTCTATCTGCAGGGCCCGGAGACGGCGGAGGTCCGGTCCAATCCGGCCTCCTCTCTGAACCAGGGCGCCGCCTACCGGATGAGCCAAAGCCTGGAGCGCGGCGCCGCCAAAGTGGCCGTCCTCATTAGCGACTTCCACGCAAAAACCGTCGGGGAGATCGAACGCCTGAAAGAGGTCGGCGCAGCGGCTCAGTCGGACCACTGGCAGAAAATCATCCTGAGGTTGGGGCAGGAAGTGAGCGCGCTGAGGACGGAGGCGCAGATGAGGACGGGCTCTTTCCAAGCGGAGCTCGCCGCTCTGATAGGAACGGCGGCGCGACCCGGCGAGGCCGATGTCACCGCGGCCAGCGCGGAGCGGTTCTGCCAAAACGCCGCCGCGCAGAGCCACGTCTTCcaggggaggatggagaggttGTTTCAGGGGCtagaagaggagctggaggtccCGGGAGCCTCGAGTCTGGCTCctgtttcctcttcctcatcgttGCAGGAGGATTTCTCAGAGAAATTATCAGCTCTGATCCGAGACATTATGCATTCAGTGCAGTGA
- the laynb gene encoding layilin, with protein sequence MDLMTLFGTVIAVFFHPGAASKINGQRICRRGTERPCFKVSYIQDSRRRLSFEDARRACRSDGGDLLSIETESEQRLMERFIQQLQAGDGDFWIGLRRSPQLHRAAAAHPGCPSQYYWLDGSKAKFRNWLWDEPSCGVEMCVVLYHRPSAPPDDEGHFLFHWNDDNCNSKNNFVCQYREEKPPVVTERGNKALAVPSVRPNVFSTTESDERMKIGLPESSVSLSDDGLYVSYILYATIPTLLLLLLFVAAGFFCYKQRAKRRKTETESYPSRSKPWMSKTASPYAVVQGPYAFSDVTKLPPAALDSSVSAHIVTKYSRAPSQDSQCDDYENVSCLDGETGFVTNDIYETCRAQNRHTGWVENEIYG encoded by the exons ATGGATCTGATGACGCTCTTCGGCACCGTTATCGCCGTTTTCTTCCACCCTGGAGCCGCGTCCAAAATAAATG GCCAGAGGATCTGCCGGCGTGGGACAGAGCGCCCGTGCTTCAAGGTGTCCTACATCCAGGACAGCAGGCGGAGGCTGAGCTTTGAGGATGCCCGGCGGGCCTGCAGGTCGGACGGAGGCGACTTGCTCAGCATCGAAACGGAGAGCGAGCAGCGGCTGATGGAGAGGTTCATACAACAGCTGCAGGCTGGAGATGGAGACTTCTGGATCGGGCTCCGCCGCAGCCCACAGCTCCACAGGGCGGCGGCCGCTCACCCGGGTTGCCCCTCGCAGTACTACTGGCTCGATGGAAGCAAAGCCAAGTTCAG GAACTGGCTTTGGGATGAACCGTCGTGCGGTGTTGAGATGTGTGTGGTTCTGTACCACCGGCCCTCCGCACCACCCGACGATGAAGGTCATTTCCTTTTCCATTGGAACGACGACAACTGCAACTCCAAGAATAACTTTGTCTGCCAATACCGAGAAG AAAAACCACCAGTCGTTACTGAGAGAGGGAACAAAGCACTGGCAG TTCCATCTGTAAGGCCAAATGTGTTCTCGACGACAGAAAGTGATGAGAGGATGAAAATAGGACTACCTGAGTCGTCag TTTCTCTCTCAGACGACGGCCTCTATGTTTCCTACATCCTTTATGCAACGATTCcgactctgctgctgctgctgctgtttgtaGCTGCTGGCTTCTTCTGCTACAAACAGCGTGCCAAGAG GAGGAAAACAGAAACGGAAAGCTACCCCAGCAGATCGAAACCCTGGATGTCAAAAACAGCTTCGCCTTATGCCGTCGTACAAGGGCCTTACGCCTTTAGTGACGTCACCAAACTGCCTCCCGCCGCTCTGGACAGCAGCGTGTCGGCACACATCGTGACAAAGTACTCCCGTGCTCCTTCCCAGGACTCCCAGTGTGACGATTACGAGAACGTGTCATGTTTGGACGGGGAGACCGGCTTTGTGACCAACGACATCTACGAAACCTGCAGAGCTCAGAACCGGCATACTGGTTGGGTGGAAAATGAGATCTACGGCTGA
- the zgc:162608 gene encoding uncharacterized protein zgc:162608 isoform X2: MHLRVVIFSLSFLTTSAYRLHRDTREATWTDLKVNQAYDKTEPSKDVNQIYKTNIDGADLYGPDDLGSKNPVAEEMQRKLNVESERLRIRLRQELAELRERLSSSPAQLASALAGMRERLAPLTWQLQSSLSSGTKDLCGQLNLYLQGPETAEVRSNPASSLNQGAAYRMSQSLERGAAKVAVLISDFHAKTVGEIERLKEVGAAAQSDHWQKIILRLGQEVSALRTEAQMRTGSFQAELAALIGTAARPGEADVTAASAERFCQNAAAQSHVFQGRMERLFQGLEEELEVPGASSLAPVSSSSSLQEDFSEKLSALIRDIMHSVQ; this comes from the exons atgcaTCTGAGGGTTGTGATCTTCTCCCTGTCATTCTTGACAACTTCGG CATACCGACTCCACCGCGACACCAGGGAGGCCACCTGGACGGATTTAAAGGTCAACCAGGCGTACGACAAGACAGAGCCCAGCAAGGACGTGAA TCAAATCTACAAGACCAACATTGACGGCGCTGACCTCTACGGCCCGGATGACCTCGGCAGCAAAAACCCCGTGGCCGAGGAGATGCAGCGCAAGCTCAACGTGGAGTCGGAGCGTCTGCGCATCCGTCTGCGCCAAGAGCTGGCCGAGCTGCGGGAGAGGTTATCCTCGTCTCCGGCCCAGCTCGCCTCCGCTCTGGCCGGCATGAGGGAGCGATTGGCTCCGCTGACCTGGCAGCTCCAGAGCTCTCTCAGCAGCGGCACCAAAGACCTGTGTGGCCAGCTGAACCTCTATCTGCAGGGCCCGGAGACGGCGGAGGTCCGGTCCAATCCGGCCTCCTCTCTGAACCAGGGCGCCGCCTACCGGATGAGCCAAAGCCTGGAGCGCGGCGCCGCCAAAGTGGCCGTCCTCATTAGCGACTTCCACGCAAAAACCGTCGGGGAGATCGAACGCCTGAAAGAGGTCGGCGCAGCGGCTCAGTCGGACCACTGGCAGAAAATCATCCTGAGGTTGGGGCAGGAAGTGAGCGCGCTGAGGACGGAGGCGCAGATGAGGACGGGCTCTTTCCAAGCGGAGCTCGCCGCTCTGATAGGAACGGCGGCGCGACCCGGCGAGGCCGATGTCACCGCGGCCAGCGCGGAGCGGTTCTGCCAAAACGCCGCCGCGCAGAGCCACGTCTTCcaggggaggatggagaggttGTTTCAGGGGCtagaagaggagctggaggtccCGGGAGCCTCGAGTCTGGCTCctgtttcctcttcctcatcgttGCAGGAGGATTTCTCAGAGAAATTATCAGCTCTGATCCGAGACATTATGCATTCAGTGCAGTGA